The Winogradskyella schleiferi genome contains the following window.
CATATCACAGCGTCTTTTAACAACATCATTATTTCTTTAACAAATAAAAAAGGTGACGTTATTTCTTGGTCATCAGCAGGTAAAATGGGTTTTAGAGGTTCTAAAAAGAATACACCTTACGCTGCACAATTAGCGGCAGAAGATGCTGCTGGTGTAGCAAAAGAAGCTGGTTTAAAGAAAGTAAAAGCGTACGTGAAAGGTCCTGGAAATGGTAGAGAATCTGCTATTAGATCTATTCACAATGCAGGAATTGAAGTTTCAGAAATTATCGATGTAACTCCAATGCCACATAACGGTTGTCGTCCTCCAAAAAGACGTAGAGTATAATAATAAATACTGTTTCAGTGTCATGCTGAGTGCAGTCGAAGCATCTTTTTAGATGTAATGGAATTTTTAAAATAAACTAATTTCAATTGTACTATTGGGATTAGTTTATTTTGCATAAATTTGCAAACTGAAAAATTTGAATTTATTTTAAATAAATTCTTTAACAAGTATCAACCGAGAGGCTAACGGTCATAGAAGGATAAGATTAAGACCTTAATTCTATAATCACTCTCAAAACAAATTTAAAATGGCAAGATATACTGGTCCTAAAACTAAAATCGCCCGTAAATTCGGACAAGCGATCTTCGGAGACGATAAAGCCTTCGAAAAAAGAAACTATCCTCCAGGACAGCACGGAAATAACCGTCGTCGTGGTAAAAAATCTGAATATGCTATCCAATTAATGGAGAAGCAAAAAGCAAAATATACGTATGGTATATTAGAAAAGCAATTCAGAAACATGTTCAAAAAAGCAACGGCTTCTAAAGGAATTACAGGTGAAGTATTACTTCAATTATGTGAATCTCGTTTAGACAATGTGGTTTACAGAATGGGTATTTCCCCTTCAAGAAGCGGCGCAAGACAATTAGTATCTCATAGACACATAACAGTAAATGGCGAAAAGGTAAACATTCCTTCTTACCAATTAAAGGCTGGTGATGTTGTTGGCGTTAGAGAAAAATCTAAATCTTTAGAAGCGATTCAAAATTCATTAGCTAATTCTAGCAATGTTTATGAATGGATTACTTGGAATACAGGATCGATGGAAGGAACATATGTTGCTATTCCAGAGAGAATTCAAATTCCAGAACAAATCAACGAGCAATTCATCGTTGAACTTTACTCTAAATAATAAATAATCATATTGGTATTTGGCCAAAGGATTTATTAGTGCTCTTCAAACTTATAAATCGCGCAACTGAATAACAATTAAAACGAAGACAAAAATGGCAATATTAAATTTTCAGAAACCAGATAAAGTAATCATGATTGATTCTACTGATTTCGAAGGTAAATTCGAATTCAGACCTTTAGAACCAGGATACGGATTAACAGTTGGAAATGCTTTGCGAAGAGTATTATTATCTTCTTTAGAAGGTTTTGCAATAACTTCAGTTAGAATAGAAGGTGTAGATCACGAGTTTTCTACAATTTCTGGTGTAGTTGAAGATGTTACTGAAATGATTTTGAACTTAAAGCAAGTTAACTTTAAGCGTCAAATTGATGAAATCGATAACGAAACGGTTACAATTTCTATCTCTGGACAAAATCAAATTACAGCTGGTGATTTTCAGAAGTTTATTTCTGGTTTCCAAGTATTAAATACAGATTTAGTAATCTGTAACTTAGATCCTAAAGTAAACATCAATATGGAATTGACTATTGAAAAAGGAAGAGGTTATGTTCCTGCAGAAGAAAACAAAAAAGCATCTGCACCAATTGGAACAATCTTTACAGATTCAATTTTCACACCTATTCAGAATGTAAAGTATAGTATTGAAAACTTTCGTGTAGAGCAAAAAACGGATTACGAAAAATTAGTTTTCGAAATTTTAACAGACGGATCAATCAATCCGAAAGATGCTTTAACTGAAGCTGCTAAAATATTGATTCACCATTTCATGTTATTCTCAGATGAGCGTATCACTCTTGAAGCTGATGAAATTGCACAAACTGAAACTTATGATGAAGAATCACTTCACATGAGACAACTATTGAAAACTAAATTAGTTGATATGGACCTTTCCGTACGTGCGCTTAATTGTTTAAAAGCTGCAGAAGTTGATACTTTAGGTGATTTAGTATCATTCAACAAAAATGATTTAATGAAATTCAGAAACTTCGGTAAGAAGTCTTTAACTGAGCTAGAAGAACTAGTAAATGTAAAAGGGTTAAACTTCGGAATGGATTTAAGTAAATATAAATTAGATAAAGACTAAGGATTTTTGATATACGATTTACAATTGACGATTCTCAGAATCACTGATCGTAAATCTAAAATCGTAAATCTAAAATTAAATTAATAATCATATTTTGCTCTCTCATTGTTAATTAAAAAAAGAGATTTGGTAGCAAGATGATAAATAGAAAGTCATGAGACACGGAAAAAAATTCAACCATTTAGGAAGACAAACAGCACACAGAAAAGCAATGTTAGCTAATATGGCTTGTTCATTAATTGAGCACAAACGTATTAACACTACAGTGGCTAAGGCAAAAGCTTTAAAGCAGTTTGTTGAACCAATGATTACTAAATCTAAAGCAGATACGACACATAACAGACGTATTGTAATGGCTAAACTTAGACAAAAGGATGCTGTTGCGGAACTGTTCAGAGATGTTGCGCCAAAGATTGGTGATCGTCCAGGTGGATATACACGTATTATCAAATTAGGAAACCGATTAGGTGATAACGCAGATATGGCAATGATAGAGTTAGTAGATTACAACGAACTTTACTCGGCGGCTAAACCAGAGAAGAAAACACGTAGAAGTAGAAGAGGAGGAAGCAAAGCAAAGGCTGCTGCACCTGCTACTACCGAAACTAAAGCTTCAAACGAAGAAGAATAATCGAATGTTAATAACGATTAATA
Protein-coding sequences here:
- the rpsK gene encoding 30S ribosomal protein S11, with protein sequence MAKASTKKRKVIVDAIGEAHITASFNNIIISLTNKKGDVISWSSAGKMGFRGSKKNTPYAAQLAAEDAAGVAKEAGLKKVKAYVKGPGNGRESAIRSIHNAGIEVSEIIDVTPMPHNGCRPPKRRRV
- the rpsD gene encoding 30S ribosomal protein S4, which codes for MARYTGPKTKIARKFGQAIFGDDKAFEKRNYPPGQHGNNRRRGKKSEYAIQLMEKQKAKYTYGILEKQFRNMFKKATASKGITGEVLLQLCESRLDNVVYRMGISPSRSGARQLVSHRHITVNGEKVNIPSYQLKAGDVVGVREKSKSLEAIQNSLANSSNVYEWITWNTGSMEGTYVAIPERIQIPEQINEQFIVELYSK
- a CDS encoding DNA-directed RNA polymerase subunit alpha, which translates into the protein MAILNFQKPDKVIMIDSTDFEGKFEFRPLEPGYGLTVGNALRRVLLSSLEGFAITSVRIEGVDHEFSTISGVVEDVTEMILNLKQVNFKRQIDEIDNETVTISISGQNQITAGDFQKFISGFQVLNTDLVICNLDPKVNINMELTIEKGRGYVPAEENKKASAPIGTIFTDSIFTPIQNVKYSIENFRVEQKTDYEKLVFEILTDGSINPKDALTEAAKILIHHFMLFSDERITLEADEIAQTETYDEESLHMRQLLKTKLVDMDLSVRALNCLKAAEVDTLGDLVSFNKNDLMKFRNFGKKSLTELEELVNVKGLNFGMDLSKYKLDKD
- the rplQ gene encoding 50S ribosomal protein L17, whose product is MRHGKKFNHLGRQTAHRKAMLANMACSLIEHKRINTTVAKAKALKQFVEPMITKSKADTTHNRRIVMAKLRQKDAVAELFRDVAPKIGDRPGGYTRIIKLGNRLGDNADMAMIELVDYNELYSAAKPEKKTRRSRRGGSKAKAAAPATTETKASNEEE